From the Kitasatospora atroaurantiaca genome, the window GGTGGCCAGGCAGTCCAGCGCGTTGTTGACGACCGTCGGGGAGACGTAGCCGCTGCCCGCGCCCCTGGTGGAGGCCGGGACGCCGATGCCGACCTGGTCGGGGCGCAGGCCGCCCTGGATGTGGGTGCAGACCTGGCTGGTGATGAAGTCGATGGTGCCCTGCGAGTAGACGTTGCCGTCGCAGCCGTTCATCGAACCCGAGTTGTAGAACTGGGTGTTGACGACGGTCAGGATGTCCTTGGTGTTGAGCGCCAGCTGGAAGTACGCACCGGAGGTGTTGTACATCCCGATGGTCTCGGGAGCCATGGTCAGGACGAAGCCCGAGCCGACCTTGCTCTGCAGGGTGTGCAGCGACTGCGCCATGTACGTCGCGTCGACGCCGTTCTCCAGGTCGATGTCGACACCGTCGAAGCCGTACTGCTGGATCAGCGCGTAGGCGCTGTTCGCGAAGTTGGCGGCGGCGGTGGCATTGGCCACGCTGATCGCGCCGTTCTGGCCGCCGACGGAGAGGACGACCTTCTTGCCGGCCGCGTGCTTGGTGGCGATGTCCGCCTTGAAGTCGGCGTCGGTGTAGCCGCCGAGAGCGGTCGAGAGCTTCGGGTCGAGCGTGAAGGTGATGCCGCCGGGCTTGCCGGCGTCGGCGTCGGCGAAGGAGACCGCGATGATGTCGTACGCGCTCTGGACGTCCTTGAGCTTCTGGACGGTGGCGCCGTTGTCGAAGTTCTGCCAGTAGCCGGTCAGGACGTGCTTCGGCAGACCGGTGGCCGGCGGGGTGGTGGTGGGGGTCGACGTCGGGGTGCTGGTGGGCGTCGAGGTGGGGGTGGCCGTCGGCGTCGGCGTGGCGGTCGGGGTGGCCGTGGGTGTGGCGGTCGGCGTGGCCGTCGGGGTCGGCGAGGCGGTGCCCGCCGGGCCGGTGAGGGTGATGTCGTCCGCGTTGTAGGCGCCCTGGCCGTACCAGCCGTGCACATAGAGGGTGACGCTGGTGGTGCTCGCACCCGTGGTGAAGGTGGTGCTGAGCTGGTTCCAGGAGGTCTGGCTCGACCAGGTGCTCGGGTCGGTCCCGCCGGTGCCGCTCGCGCCCAGGTAGACGTACGGGCCCTGGACCCAACCGCTCAGCGTGTAGCTGGTGTTGGGCAGCACGCTGACGGTCTGCTGACACTGCGCGGTGTCCGAGCTGCTCGGGGCGGCGCTCAGCGCGTACGAGCCCGCGTGCTTGGGGGACGCGACCGCGCTCGCGGCACCGACGCAGCTCCAGCCGGAGAGGTTCCCGGCCTCGAAGCCGCCGTTGTTCACCAGGTTGCCCACCGCCGCGTTGGCGCCGCCCGCGAAGAGGGCCAGGCCGGTGCCGGCCAGGGCGAGGGCGGTGGTGCCGGCCGCGAGGACGGCGGGGACGGTGCTTCGCCGGCGCCGGTGGGACGGCTGCTGCAGCGTACGGGCCATGGATGCGCTCCTGTGGGGAGGAGGGAGGAGCCGCCGCGGTGGGGGTCACGGCGGCTCCGCGTGGGGGAGGGGAGGTCCGCAGTGGTGCTTCGGGGACGGGCGGCCCGGGGTGCCGCGCTGCCCTCGGTCACAAGCTGGACTAGACCAATAGGGGTCGTCAAGCACCCGGAGCCCCGCTTACGGGTCATTTAAGGAAGCGGTGACCGTTCCGTGTCCGAGCCGTCGTGACGTGACCACCCGTGGTCGACCGGTGCCCTGAGGTGACTGTGACAGCTTCGGTACCTGCGGCTTTACTGCGGCGGACCGCGCCGGAGGTAGGCTGCGCGAGGGTATTTCGCACCCGGGGGACCGAGCACGGAGGGGCCGAACGTCATGGGTCTGCGCGATGTCGTCGAGGGCACGCCGGGTCTGCGTACCCTGCTGGACAAGGCCTACCGGCTCTACGGCCGCCGGGTCGAGGTCCACCTGGCCAACACCCCGCACCACATCGGCGTGATCCTGGACGGCAACCGCCGCTGGGCCAAGGCCACCGGCGGCACCACCGCCTACGGGCACCAGCGCGGCGCGGACAAGATCAGCGAGTTCCTGGGCTGGTGCGACGAGACGCACGTCCAGGTGGTCACCCTCTGGATGCTCTCCACCGACAACCTCTCCCGGCCGGCCGAGGAGCTCGTGCCGCTGCTGGGGATCATCGAGGACACCGTCCGCGGCCTCGCCGAGACCCGCCGCTGGAAGGTCCACCCGGTGGGCGCGCTCGACCTGCTGCCGCAGCAGACCGCCGATGTGCTCAAGGAGGCCGCGCAGGCCACCGCCCACATCCAGGGCGTCACGGTGAACGTCGCCGTCGGCTACGGCGGCCGGCACGAGATCGCCGACGCCGTCCGCTCCCTCCTCCAGGAGCACGCCGGCCGGGGCACCTCGATCGAGGAGCTCGCCGAGATCCTCGACGTCGAGCACATCGCCGAACACCTGTACACCAAGGG encodes:
- a CDS encoding isoprenyl transferase, with the translated sequence MGLRDVVEGTPGLRTLLDKAYRLYGRRVEVHLANTPHHIGVILDGNRRWAKATGGTTAYGHQRGADKISEFLGWCDETHVQVVTLWMLSTDNLSRPAEELVPLLGIIEDTVRGLAETRRWKVHPVGALDLLPQQTADVLKEAAQATAHIQGVTVNVAVGYGGRHEIADAVRSLLQEHAGRGTSIEELAEILDVEHIAEHLYTKGQPDPDLVIRTSGEQRLSGFLLWQSAHSEFYFCEAYWPAFRKVDFLRALRDYQLRNRRLGL
- a CDS encoding chitinase; its protein translation is MARTLQQPSHRRRRSTVPAVLAAGTTALALAGTGLALFAGGANAAVGNLVNNGGFEAGNLSGWSCVGAASAVASPKHAGSYALSAAPSSSDTAQCQQTVSVLPNTSYTLSGWVQGPYVYLGASGTGGTDPSTWSSQTSWNQLSTTFTTGASTTSVTLYVHGWYGQGAYNADDITLTGPAGTASPTPTATPTATPTATPTATPTPTATPTSTPTSTPTSTPTTTPPATGLPKHVLTGYWQNFDNGATVQKLKDVQSAYDIIAVSFADADAGKPGGITFTLDPKLSTALGGYTDADFKADIATKHAAGKKVVLSVGGQNGAISVANATAAANFANSAYALIQQYGFDGVDIDLENGVDATYMAQSLHTLQSKVGSGFVLTMAPETIGMYNTSGAYFQLALNTKDILTVVNTQFYNSGSMNGCDGNVYSQGTIDFITSQVCTHIQGGLRPDQVGIGVPASTRGAGSGYVSPTVVNNALDCLATGTHCGTFVPPAKWPTIRGAMTWSTNWDAANANDFSNNVGAHVHAMP